In Arachis hypogaea cultivar Tifrunner chromosome 7, arahy.Tifrunner.gnm2.J5K5, whole genome shotgun sequence, the genomic window ATTTCAAGTCTGACATGAGATGCGGAAGAGTGATTAAGCTATACTTTACTAGGTCCACAAAACATAAAGAAaactccatcactacagatatGTTACTAGACATACCTTTGGACTAGAACTGGAAGTTCCAACATGCCCATTTGAAAGCTGAgccacctcttcttcctcttcaatatctTCATCACGAACTCTTCTAACATAATCATTTGAATTCTGTTGAGGATAGTACAAGGCAAACAATATGGATTAGTTTCAAACAACAGGGATGCAAACTTGAAGTGTAGCATAGCAGTACTTACATGGAAGACAACTGATTTTATTaatgcttcatcttcttcttccagtCTTTTTTCCTAAGAACATAAAATAGTAACAGTCAACTTGAAGTCCCAACTATAAATTGAAAGGATAACATTAGACAATCAGAATTAGAATGCTTAAAAATTACACAGCCAGGATTAGACAATAATATTAGACAATCAGGATTTCCATCAATACTAAATTTCAGGATTGGCAATTCATTGGAATTTGTAGCCAAGTTCCCATCAAGTAAGCAGGTATTGTGCTCCAAAAACACTAACAATTTCAGACTGATTTTGTGATCATTCAGAAGAATATGAGAATAAGCATAGTTAAACAAGCATTCAGAAGGACTTTAGATTTCCTTACTGACATGGTACTTTTCAAATAGGTTCATGCCTAGGCATAACTTTCTTCCATTCCATGACAAACATTTCGTTTTCCTATTCAAGTATTACAAAACCAAGGAATGGTTTTACAAGTTGTTTCTGACAGTTGGATTCAGGCCATCTCTCAAATCTCATGGAAAATAGATGGCCTGAATAAAACTGGCATTGAATGTTGAGTCCTGCTAGGGaaccaatggaatatttgtacaatgtatacaatgggttatatatgagttaaaaaatgaacatcacgcatactatccagaataactatccaggtactagggataataaacatctcatgtcatgaaaccactcatcccaaaagcttaagctgattttggagttcaccaaggatcgaactcttgacctttcggatttagagctctgataccatgtcatgaaaccactcatcccaaaagcttaagctgatgggaaaaggtaacactaatggttacaTCTCTAATACTGAATCGGACATCCCTAACCCTCCATTGAATGTTTCATTACATTGAAGAGTTATGCAAATTGTAACCACAAATCTTTGAAAATCATTTGACATGATTTGTCAGCATTATCTATATTATCCATTAGCTAAAAGAAGATAATAGCAGCCAAAAATCTATAAAGCAAAAAAGAGCACATAGAAAGACATAAAAAACCTTGGGAAATGAGGTTTCACAATCAAATGCTTCATATTAAAATGTGAAGCAATTGCAGTTAGTATAGTGATGATGTGAATGTATAAATTTTCCCTTTTTCCTAATAGGAAATTTCTCACTGCTGAATGTAGATCAAAATCCATATTGCACAATGTTAAAGTTTTAATTCATAGATAAATAGTCATTGTgtacttattttcttttctaatcatCTAGACATCTAATCAACAATAAATACTTATAAAAGGAAATCTCCAGTACAAGGTTAATCTGCTGCACAGCAAGGGTGTTCGTACCTTATCATCTGATGTACGTTGCAAGGCCACCAGCATTTCATCAACAGTGACAGTCGCATGCCTAGACTGGAAAATGAAAGAGACTTGAGTCAGTAATAACCAATTCACTGAAGGAAAACCATGCACAATGCAGTTTGTACATTGAAGCAAATGACCAAAAACTATAAATGTCAAATTTCAATGCCTCAAGTAGGCATGTATTCTACTAGAAAGTCATTTTTAAGTACAAGGTCCCAATTTTATACatcattataaatttataatgcaGTTTACAGAGGCAAGTACCTTCATTGACTTCATCTCATCCAATGCGGCAAGGATGTCCATCTCTCTTTTAGAATCTAGGGTTCTATTCTCCAAAGACTTCATTGCATCCCCCATCTCCTCAGATTCCCTCTTCCGTTTCAGGCCATCAGCTTCCTCGTCCTCAGCACGCCAAGGTTCAAAATTCCTGGTCGCACCAGATTCAACCACATAATCTGAGTTCTGAGGATCAGTTTTCATAGTAAGTTCCGCCGAGCACTTAGTGCACTTAAAGTAGAACCTAAAAATTTGAATCCCCAAATATGTCTGCACAGTGATCAAACAGACATACACCAAACGTCAACCAAAGGTCAAGAAATTACAAACAAAGACCAAAGCAAAGTAAGGCAAATAAGAGCATGCTGAATGCCAATACCCTCTGAGTATCATGAAGGTTCACATCAAACAGCAACATACACATATATCACCAGAAGTCACAGCGAGTCAAACAAAAATGAAGTTAATaaataaacaacaaaaaattgaaattcaaCAAAAGACGCGAACTTTACCGTGCCCATCAACCAACCCCTACCAGAATTAATCTGTATACACcacaagttttaaaaaaatttaacccaATAAGATTACAAAAACCCTTAGCTAACGGACCTGTCATTGCATAGGAATTAATTAATCGCATCCCTAAACGATACAAACCAAATTAATCTCATCCCTAGAAGATACAAATTTTAGCATCACCACTAAGACACATTTCAAAATTGCAAAATCAAATAAACCTAAGAAACAAAAAACACTGAAATTGAAGAAGAGTGTTTATTAGTAAGGGTACCTCGCCAATGACATCTTCCTTGCGCGAGTTGAACTTGGTGCCCTTGTAGATGTAATTGCCGCAAGTGTTGCATCTGATGCTCATGGGAAGCATCATGCGGACCTTGATCTGCTGGTTCTTCGGCCTCCGAGCCCTCGGAAGCTTCGCCGGATC contains:
- the LOC112703469 gene encoding uncharacterized protein, with amino-acid sequence MGERKVLNKYYPPDFDPAKLPRARRPKNQQIKVRMMLPMSIRCNTCGNYIYKGTKFNSRKEDVIGETYLGIQIFRFYFKCTKCSAELTMKTDPQNSDYVVESGATRNFEPWRAEDEEADGLKRKRESEEMGDAMKSLENRTLDSKREMDILAALDEMKSMKSRHATVTVDEMLVALQRTSDDKEKRLEEEDEALIKSVVFHNSNDYVRRVRDEDIEEEEEVAQLSNGHVGTSSSSPKRQKPSKEPPGKATDALTKVSLDESGKQGNSHGGSAKPNPLVRISVIKKPVASDPKGAAEPEQKKTVDSNANSTGGLQSLCQSYGSDGDDSDQ